Proteins encoded within one genomic window of bacterium:
- a CDS encoding NUDIX hydrolase — protein sequence MAATPVPASTVILLRDGQPSPEVLLLERHAKSEFLPDLYVFPGGRVEDQDHALADRITGLDATGASAALPTVAAELALGFFVAAIRETFEESGILLARRRGETELLDEARASALSDRRLDVQSGDLAFRSLIEAEDLELAADRLSVHAHWITPAMVPRRFDTIFFSTRTPVGQRALHDGLESTDHVWIRPELALEELRAGKRQMILPTSLNLKTLAGFNDADSALEASRTRPVVPVLPTVVEENGRKKMVIPEEAGYGRFDDPVPDVVSKNS from the coding sequence ATGGCAGCGACCCCAGTTCCAGCATCCACGGTCATTCTCCTGAGAGACGGCCAGCCCTCCCCTGAAGTGCTCCTGCTCGAGCGACACGCAAAAAGCGAGTTCCTGCCCGATCTGTACGTGTTCCCGGGTGGACGAGTCGAAGACCAGGACCACGCGCTGGCCGATCGCATCACGGGACTCGACGCGACGGGCGCAAGCGCCGCATTGCCGACGGTCGCCGCGGAACTCGCTCTCGGTTTCTTCGTCGCTGCGATCCGCGAGACCTTCGAAGAGAGTGGAATCCTGCTAGCTCGACGACGCGGCGAAACTGAACTACTCGACGAGGCCCGAGCAAGCGCACTCAGCGACCGGCGACTGGACGTGCAAAGCGGAGATCTGGCCTTCCGCTCCCTGATCGAAGCCGAGGATCTCGAACTGGCCGCCGATCGACTCTCGGTACACGCTCACTGGATCACACCGGCGATGGTGCCACGCCGCTTCGACACGATCTTCTTCTCGACGCGCACACCCGTCGGACAACGAGCACTTCACGATGGCCTGGAATCGACCGACCACGTGTGGATCCGTCCGGAGCTCGCACTCGAGGAACTCCGGGCGGGAAAGCGGCAGATGATCCTGCCCACCTCTCTGAACCTGAAGACACTCGCGGGTTTCAACGACGCCGATAGCGCATTGGAAGCTTCTAGAACACGTCCTGTGGTGCCGGTTCTCCCCACCGTGGTAGAGGAAAATGGCCGCAAGAAGATGGTGATCCCAGAGGAAGCCGGTTACGGCAGATTCGACGATCCGGTCCCGGACGTGGTTTCGAAGAACAGCTGA
- the glmS gene encoding glutamine--fructose-6-phosphate transaminase (isomerizing) — protein sequence MCGIVGFVGESDRAQDVILDGLKRLEYRGYDSAGLAVLDDAKLRVVRATGKLVNLESALRDIPLTGTLGIGHTRWATHGKPSEQNAHPHVAGSVAVIGNGIVENFRELRAELRDKGCEFASETDTEIISHLVFLERKKSKSLIEAVRAAVRHLDGSYAIAVIDEDEPDQIVIAKNGGNPIIIGLGEGENFVASDIPTILPYTRHVLILHDEEMGVIKRDSVELTTFAGEPFDREAKLIQWDPVQAEKGGYDRFMQKEIYEQPRAISDTIGRRVVDETGGIDLDGIDLDEAFVRNLRGIQLVACGTAWHSCLLGRMMIERLARIPCDVDLASEFRYRDPLLTDQHLIIPVSQSGETADTIAAMREGRKLGARALAVCNVHESTIAREADDVLYTHAGPEIGVASTKCFTTQVVALYLVALKLGILRGTLSPEQVRAETQELRRLPRLVDETLGLWDEVEGIARRHFHARDFLFLGRGYGYPIALEGALKLKEISYIHAEGYAAGEMKHGPIALIDEDVPVVIVANQASVYGKVISNAEEVRARGGIVIAIVEQGNEGAREYADEVIVIPSAPEALGAVLATVPLQILSYHVATLKGTDADQPRNLAKSVTVE from the coding sequence ATGTGCGGAATCGTCGGCTTCGTTGGTGAATCGGATCGCGCACAGGACGTGATCCTCGACGGCCTCAAACGCCTGGAATACCGCGGTTATGATTCCGCAGGTCTGGCCGTGCTCGACGACGCGAAGTTGCGTGTCGTGCGCGCCACGGGCAAGCTGGTCAACCTGGAATCCGCATTGCGCGATATTCCGCTCACGGGAACGCTGGGCATCGGGCACACGCGTTGGGCCACACACGGAAAGCCCTCGGAGCAGAACGCCCACCCCCACGTCGCCGGTTCCGTCGCCGTGATCGGCAACGGGATCGTCGAAAACTTCCGGGAACTGCGGGCCGAACTCCGCGACAAGGGCTGCGAGTTCGCATCCGAAACCGACACCGAGATCATCTCCCATCTGGTCTTTCTGGAACGCAAGAAGAGCAAGTCGCTGATCGAGGCCGTGCGAGCGGCCGTGCGCCATCTGGACGGCTCCTACGCGATCGCCGTGATCGACGAAGACGAGCCGGACCAGATCGTGATCGCAAAAAACGGCGGGAACCCGATCATCATCGGACTGGGCGAAGGAGAGAACTTCGTCGCCTCCGATATTCCGACGATCTTGCCGTACACGCGCCACGTGCTGATCTTGCACGACGAAGAGATGGGCGTGATCAAGCGCGACTCCGTCGAACTGACCACATTTGCGGGTGAGCCCTTCGACCGCGAAGCGAAACTGATCCAGTGGGATCCGGTGCAGGCGGAAAAAGGCGGCTACGACCGGTTCATGCAGAAGGAGATCTACGAGCAGCCGCGCGCAATCTCCGACACGATCGGCCGCCGGGTCGTCGATGAGACCGGCGGCATCGATCTCGACGGGATCGATCTCGACGAGGCGTTCGTACGCAATCTGCGCGGCATCCAGCTCGTAGCTTGCGGCACCGCCTGGCATTCATGTCTGCTCGGGCGGATGATGATCGAACGACTGGCCCGAATCCCCTGCGACGTCGATCTGGCAAGCGAATTCCGCTACCGGGATCCGCTGCTCACCGATCAACACCTGATCATTCCAGTTTCACAATCGGGCGAGACCGCCGACACGATCGCAGCCATGCGCGAAGGCCGGAAACTCGGCGCACGTGCGCTCGCCGTGTGCAATGTGCACGAGAGCACGATCGCGCGCGAAGCCGATGACGTCCTATACACCCACGCCGGACCGGAGATCGGCGTGGCCTCGACCAAATGCTTTACGACACAGGTGGTTGCCCTCTATCTGGTCGCGCTGAAGCTCGGCATCCTTCGGGGGACGCTCTCGCCCGAACAGGTGCGCGCCGAAACCCAGGAGTTGCGCCGCCTGCCGCGACTGGTCGACGAGACACTGGGCCTGTGGGACGAGGTCGAAGGCATCGCCCGCCGCCATTTCCACGCTCGGGACTTCCTGTTCCTGGGCCGCGGCTACGGTTACCCGATCGCGCTCGAAGGCGCGCTCAAACTCAAGGAAATCTCCTATATCCACGCCGAGGGTTATGCCGCCGGTGAGATGAAGCACGGACCGATCGCGCTGATCGACGAAGACGTACCCGTGGTGATCGTGGCAAACCAGGCCTCCGTCTACGGCAAGGTGATCTCGAACGCCGAGGAAGTCCGCGCCCGCGGCGGCATCGTGATCGCGATCGTGGAACAGGGCAACGAGGGAGCTCGCGAATACGCCGACGAGGTGATCGTGATTCCGAGTGCGCCAGAAGCGCTGGGCGCGGTGCTGGCGACGGTCCCGCTGCAGATCCTCTCCTACCACGTCGCCACCCTGAAGGGCACCGACGCGGATCAGCCGCGCAACCTGGCGAAGAGCGTCACCGTCGAGTAG
- a CDS encoding glycosyltransferase, translating into MSTPQISVVMPVRDAPGTLDSAIDSVLASRGVDFELICADDGSGPETAAALDAWARRDSRVRVRHLDPAGISAALNAGLEWAEAALVARMDDDDRMHPDRLREQLSFLEQHSDVALVGCRVESFREGGLLEGYRLYSDWTNQLISHDEIAREAFIDCPIPHPTWMVRRGVLGMLGGYRQVDWPEDLDLLYSLLAAGHRVGKVPRVLHSWRDHDRRLSRVDSRYDRQAFSAVKAHWLGKLHPMQAAIVWGAGRTGRRMVKLLQAEGISTRAMLDINPARIGSCWNGIPILSPDILETRADGWRSEGLRILGAVASRGARAQIRAKLSSVALVEGNDFLMVA; encoded by the coding sequence ATGAGCACCCCGCAGATCAGTGTGGTGATGCCGGTGCGCGACGCACCCGGCACCCTGGACAGCGCCATCGATTCGGTCCTGGCCAGTCGCGGGGTCGATTTCGAACTGATCTGCGCGGACGACGGATCCGGTCCGGAGACCGCCGCAGCTCTCGACGCCTGGGCGCGGCGCGACTCGCGCGTGCGCGTGCGTCACCTGGACCCCGCGGGAATCAGCGCCGCGCTCAACGCCGGACTCGAGTGGGCCGAGGCCGCGCTGGTCGCCCGCATGGATGACGACGACCGGATGCATCCCGACCGGCTGCGCGAGCAACTGAGCTTCCTGGAACAGCACTCCGATGTGGCCCTGGTGGGTTGTCGCGTCGAGTCCTTTCGAGAAGGCGGTCTGCTCGAGGGCTATCGACTCTATTCGGACTGGACCAACCAGCTGATTTCTCACGACGAAATTGCGCGCGAAGCGTTCATCGACTGCCCGATTCCGCATCCCACCTGGATGGTCCGACGCGGGGTGCTCGGCATGCTCGGAGGCTATCGCCAGGTGGACTGGCCCGAAGATCTGGACCTTTTGTACAGCCTGCTCGCAGCGGGTCACCGGGTAGGCAAGGTGCCGCGCGTACTGCACAGCTGGCGCGATCACGATCGGCGCCTCTCCCGCGTCGATTCTCGCTATGATCGCCAGGCATTCTCGGCGGTGAAGGCCCATTGGCTCGGCAAGCTGCACCCGATGCAAGCCGCAATCGTCTGGGGCGCGGGCCGCACGGGCCGGCGAATGGTGAAATTGCTGCAGGCTGAGGGGATTTCAACCCGGGCCATGCTGGACATCAATCCGGCGCGCATCGGGAGCTGTTGGAACGGGATTCCCATACTGTCTCCCGATATCCTCGAAACCCGGGCCGACGGCTGGCGCAGCGAGGGCCTGCGCATCCTGGGCGCGGTGGCGAGTAGAGGCGCTCGAGCTCAAATTCGTGCGAAGTTGAGTTCTGTAGCCCTCGTCGAAGGCAATGACTTCTTGATGGTGGCGTGA
- a CDS encoding GNAT family N-acetyltransferase has protein sequence MTLRAARRADTGPLHEAITETLPELIRWLPWARAGHRRSDTRRYLRGARSAWARRTTLEYLLVQQETGQVLGITSIHRIDWTRRCAGLGYWIRASAWNQGFATEAALGTTMHAFERLSIHRLEAHVALNNKNSQRVVEKIGFQREGVARDSELLDGHYLDHIQYGLLHTDVFSHADCNK, from the coding sequence TTGACCTTGCGCGCGGCTCGCCGTGCGGATACAGGCCCGCTCCACGAAGCGATCACGGAAACACTTCCGGAGTTGATCCGCTGGCTGCCCTGGGCTCGCGCTGGGCACCGCCGCAGTGACACGCGCCGCTACCTGCGCGGCGCGCGCAGCGCCTGGGCGCGCAGGACCACACTGGAATACCTGTTGGTACAGCAAGAGACCGGCCAGGTACTCGGTATCACGAGTATCCACCGCATCGATTGGACGCGGCGCTGTGCCGGCCTCGGTTACTGGATTCGAGCTTCCGCATGGAACCAGGGCTTTGCAACAGAGGCGGCACTCGGCACGACAATGCACGCCTTCGAGCGCCTCTCCATTCATCGCCTCGAAGCGCATGTGGCACTGAATAACAAGAATAGCCAGCGAGTCGTCGAGAAGATCGGCTTTCAGCGCGAAGGTGTCGCACGCGATTCGGAACTCCTGGACGGTCACTATCTGGATCACATTCAGTACGGTCTGCTGCACACGGATGTCTTTTCTCATGCGGATTGCAACAAATGA
- a CDS encoding UvrD-helicase domain-containing protein, translating to MATLLDGLNPEQRVAAEHTEGPLLVLAGAGSGKTRMLTHRIAHLISCGKAQPWEILAVTFTNKAAREMRERVDSLLERENSGVWVSTFHSTCVRILRREITQLGYEPNFVIYDQSDSLALVKRVLRALNADERSYPPRGVRAQIDRLKNRGLLPADLVREDSFEAQKIADVYQRYQKELRRANALDFGDLILLTTRLFQNHPAVLQNYQRRWRYVLVDEYQDTNPVQYQLLRLLVDEHRNICVVGDEDQSIYAFREADIRNILGFEKDFPGAAVVHLERNYRSSQPILDAATAVVSNNTERKGKKLYTERAEGEPVRFFQAPDDRAEASYVVGEMLRRREAGAKLGDVAIFYRTHAQSRPLEEELLKYNVPYAVVGGTRFYDRAEVKNALAYLRVIANPDDAESLLRIINTPVRGIGRTTIERLLELAETRGASLWSATRTACDEGLLRGAAAKRVPEFLALMDNLNSHRQGSVVQLLAHVLETSGYIRALEQEATVESEARLENLNELLAAVEEFESQNADAEPIEAEPPGDDGGVAADTGPRDLLDLFLEQVTLLSEADKLDADEDRVVLMTVHVAKGLEFPTVFVVGLEEGIFPHFASMDDPTAIEEERRLCYVAMTRAEEHLYLTNATMRRMYGSVRYNAPSRFLEEIPNGPRASERGLPGMDRVAASPLSPRGEERPHRRIPAAKRTVAADPGSNITVDYSESQSDPDEIPLLEVGRRVEHPVFGEGNITEVSGSGAAAKVKIQFDRAGIKTIKPKYAQLRVLS from the coding sequence ATGGCGACCCTGCTCGACGGCTTGAACCCCGAGCAGCGCGTAGCTGCTGAACACACAGAGGGCCCGCTGCTCGTACTCGCCGGTGCGGGGAGCGGCAAGACGCGCATGCTCACGCATCGCATTGCTCATCTGATCAGCTGCGGCAAGGCTCAACCCTGGGAAATCCTCGCGGTCACGTTCACGAACAAGGCCGCGCGCGAGATGCGCGAACGGGTCGATTCGCTTCTCGAGCGCGAGAACTCCGGTGTCTGGGTCTCCACCTTTCATTCCACCTGCGTCCGCATCCTGCGCCGCGAAATCACACAACTCGGTTACGAGCCCAATTTCGTAATCTACGACCAGTCCGACTCGCTTGCGCTGGTCAAGCGCGTACTGCGGGCCCTGAATGCGGATGAACGCTCCTACCCTCCACGGGGAGTGCGAGCGCAGATCGATCGCCTCAAGAACCGCGGTCTGCTACCCGCCGATCTCGTCCGAGAAGACAGTTTCGAGGCGCAGAAGATCGCCGACGTCTACCAGCGCTACCAGAAAGAGCTTCGACGCGCGAATGCGCTGGATTTCGGCGACCTCATCCTGCTGACGACACGACTTTTCCAGAACCACCCGGCCGTCCTGCAAAACTATCAGCGGCGCTGGCGCTACGTGTTGGTGGACGAGTACCAGGACACCAATCCCGTGCAGTACCAACTCCTTCGCCTTCTGGTCGATGAACACCGGAACATCTGTGTGGTGGGCGACGAGGACCAGTCGATCTACGCGTTTCGCGAAGCCGACATCCGCAATATCCTGGGTTTCGAGAAGGACTTTCCCGGCGCGGCGGTCGTACACCTGGAGCGAAACTACCGCTCTTCGCAGCCGATCCTCGACGCCGCGACCGCCGTCGTATCGAACAACACCGAGCGTAAGGGCAAGAAACTGTACACCGAGCGCGCCGAAGGCGAGCCGGTGCGCTTCTTCCAGGCCCCCGACGATCGCGCAGAAGCTTCGTATGTCGTCGGTGAAATGCTGCGGCGGCGCGAAGCGGGCGCGAAGCTGGGCGACGTGGCGATCTTCTACCGCACTCATGCGCAGTCCCGGCCGCTCGAAGAAGAGCTGCTCAAGTACAACGTGCCTTATGCCGTCGTCGGCGGGACGCGCTTCTACGATCGTGCCGAGGTCAAGAACGCCCTTGCCTATCTGCGCGTGATCGCGAATCCCGACGATGCAGAGAGCCTGCTGCGCATCATCAACACTCCTGTGCGGGGAATCGGTCGAACGACGATAGAACGCCTGCTCGAGCTTGCAGAAACACGCGGCGCTTCGCTCTGGAGCGCGACACGTACAGCCTGCGACGAGGGTCTCTTGCGCGGTGCCGCAGCAAAACGCGTACCCGAGTTCCTGGCGCTGATGGACAACCTGAACTCGCACCGCCAGGGATCGGTCGTACAGCTTCTGGCTCATGTGCTCGAGACCTCTGGCTATATCCGGGCACTCGAACAGGAAGCGACGGTCGAATCCGAGGCGCGGCTGGAAAACCTCAATGAGTTGCTGGCGGCCGTCGAGGAATTCGAGAGCCAGAACGCCGATGCGGAGCCGATCGAAGCCGAGCCTCCCGGGGACGATGGCGGGGTCGCGGCGGACACCGGCCCCCGCGACTTGCTCGATCTGTTCCTCGAACAGGTCACCCTCCTGTCCGAAGCCGACAAACTGGACGCTGACGAGGATCGAGTCGTGCTCATGACTGTACACGTCGCCAAAGGACTCGAGTTTCCGACCGTGTTCGTCGTAGGCCTGGAAGAGGGCATCTTCCCGCACTTCGCGTCCATGGACGACCCGACGGCAATCGAAGAAGAACGACGGCTCTGCTACGTGGCGATGACTCGTGCCGAGGAGCATCTGTACCTGACCAATGCCACGATGCGACGGATGTACGGTTCGGTGCGCTACAACGCACCGAGCCGCTTCCTGGAAGAGATTCCCAACGGTCCGCGGGCCTCTGAACGCGGGCTTCCCGGCATGGATCGCGTCGCCGCCAGCCCGCTTTCTCCGCGCGGGGAAGAGCGGCCGCATCGCCGCATCCCGGCCGCAAAGCGCACAGTCGCGGCAGATCCCGGATCAAACATCACGGTCGATTACAGCGAAAGCCAGTCCGATCCAGACGAAATACCCCTTCTGGAGGTGGGTCGCCGCGTTGAACACCCGGTCTTCGGAGAAGGCAATATTACCGAGGTCTCGGGTAGCGGTGCCGCCGCGAAAGTGAAGATCCAGTTCGATCGAGCGGGTATCAAGACAATCAAGCCCAAGTATGCCCAGCTACGCGTGCTCTCGTAA
- a CDS encoding GMC family oxidoreductase yields MSGARIPECRIEYPNVEQGADLGGHPLWTADVIVVGSGVGGATTAAALAAAGYDVLILEEGELHRTESFNTNPSEMIRRLYRDAGTSAIMGKPPILFAEGRCVGGSSVINGGMCWRTPDHVLEAWSEDHRLPETSPRAMARYFEAAEHILNVELQPEQTWGRHSRIFAEGAAKLGWEMEQNRRNMDHCVGLNNCALGCPTGAKRSMLVTEIPRALHCGARLITGAKVRKVRFSGRRAVGVRGVIVDERGRSLRRFDAYAPLVVLAAGARHTPGILLRSRVRSPALGRNLRTHPNAKVVGVFDEPLDTWVGAHQTHQLHKFLKEGILIAASTVPPGLLASGLPGLGPGHAERMRQYNQMITAAALIEDTGEGRVRLGPDREPLMTFKLSDRDVETIHRGVRMTARILFEAGAREVLLPFAHLPTISSADELEKIDTLKRNPAAIELMTVHIMGSARMSPHPAEGVTDSYGRVHDTEGLAIADASLFPSSVGVNPQETIMALALRNVEHLMRAIRREPRSRRDSV; encoded by the coding sequence ATGAGTGGAGCGCGTATCCCGGAGTGCCGGATCGAGTATCCCAATGTCGAGCAAGGTGCCGATCTCGGCGGGCACCCGTTGTGGACGGCCGATGTGATCGTGGTGGGTTCGGGTGTCGGCGGAGCGACGACGGCGGCCGCGCTGGCCGCGGCCGGCTACGACGTGTTGATCCTCGAAGAGGGTGAATTGCACCGGACCGAGAGCTTCAATACGAACCCCAGCGAAATGATCCGCCGCCTGTACCGCGATGCAGGAACCAGTGCGATCATGGGCAAACCGCCGATTCTGTTTGCCGAAGGGCGCTGCGTGGGAGGGTCCAGCGTGATCAACGGCGGAATGTGTTGGCGCACACCCGATCACGTGCTGGAGGCCTGGTCCGAAGACCACCGACTACCTGAAACGTCTCCCCGGGCAATGGCCCGCTACTTCGAGGCGGCCGAACACATCCTGAACGTGGAGTTGCAGCCCGAACAGACCTGGGGTCGGCATTCGCGCATCTTCGCGGAAGGCGCGGCGAAACTCGGTTGGGAGATGGAACAGAATCGCCGCAACATGGACCACTGTGTGGGTCTGAACAACTGCGCACTGGGTTGTCCAACGGGCGCAAAACGCTCGATGCTGGTGACGGAGATTCCGCGCGCTCTGCATTGCGGAGCCCGCCTGATCACGGGTGCGAAGGTGCGGAAGGTGCGCTTCTCGGGGCGCAGAGCCGTGGGTGTTCGCGGCGTGATCGTCGATGAGCGCGGACGCAGTCTGCGTCGCTTCGACGCGTATGCACCGCTGGTCGTGCTCGCCGCTGGCGCGCGCCATACCCCCGGCATCCTATTGCGCAGTCGCGTGCGTTCGCCTGCACTGGGTCGCAATCTGCGCACACATCCCAACGCCAAGGTCGTGGGCGTGTTCGACGAGCCGCTGGACACCTGGGTCGGCGCGCACCAGACGCACCAGCTGCACAAATTCCTGAAGGAAGGCATTCTGATCGCGGCTTCGACCGTACCACCGGGCCTCCTGGCCTCCGGGCTTCCGGGTCTGGGTCCGGGCCACGCCGAGCGCATGCGCCAGTACAACCAGATGATCACCGCTGCAGCGCTCATCGAGGATACGGGCGAGGGTCGGGTTCGCCTGGGTCCCGATCGGGAACCCCTGATGACGTTCAAGCTCTCGGATCGCGACGTCGAAACCATTCACCGCGGTGTAAGAATGACTGCGCGCATCCTGTTTGAAGCAGGTGCGCGGGAAGTGTTGCTTCCCTTCGCGCATCTGCCGACGATCTCATCTGCCGATGAACTCGAAAAGATCGACACGCTGAAGCGAAATCCCGCAGCGATTGAGCTGATGACCGTGCACATCATGGGCAGCGCCCGCATGTCGCCGCATCCCGCAGAGGGAGTGACGGATTCCTACGGTCGTGTGCACGACACAGAGGGACTGGCCATCGCCGATGCCAGTCTGTTTCCATCGTCGGTAGGCGTGAACCCACAAGAGACGATCATGGCGCTCGCGTTGCGTAACGTCGAACATCTGATGCGCGCAATTCGCCGCGAACCGCGCTCGCGACGCGACTCGGTATGA
- a CDS encoding Stp1/IreP family PP2C-type Ser/Thr phosphatase: MSLRYALASDVGRVRENNEDYVEAVPEIGLFLVADGMGGHVGGEVASQVAVQATIEAVRSQRTPKRVRDEKRVLTNAILAANLAIVEEAQRQNLHGMGTTLTVLRIRSRSAIIANVGDSRAYALNKSGLRPLTTDQTVVARMVERGELTREQAMTHPDKHILLHSLGTNDSIHPEVVQTVVRSGTRLLLSTDGIHDFVSEREIAKLAAADDLDYAVTSLIERANALGGPDNATALIVQP; this comes from the coding sequence ATGAGCCTGCGCTACGCACTCGCATCGGACGTCGGACGCGTTCGGGAAAACAACGAGGATTACGTCGAGGCGGTTCCCGAGATTGGCCTGTTCCTCGTGGCCGATGGAATGGGGGGACATGTGGGCGGCGAGGTCGCAAGCCAGGTAGCCGTTCAGGCCACGATCGAAGCCGTGCGCAGTCAACGAACGCCGAAACGGGTTCGCGACGAAAAGCGCGTACTCACGAACGCCATACTGGCTGCAAACCTGGCGATCGTAGAAGAAGCCCAGCGGCAAAACCTCCACGGAATGGGTACGACTCTCACTGTGCTGCGAATACGATCGCGTTCGGCGATCATTGCCAACGTGGGCGACTCTCGCGCCTACGCGCTGAACAAGAGTGGCCTCCGACCTCTGACCACCGACCAGACGGTAGTTGCGCGGATGGTAGAGCGCGGAGAACTGACTCGCGAGCAGGCGATGACCCACCCAGACAAACACATCCTGCTTCACTCGCTCGGAACGAACGATTCCATCCATCCCGAGGTCGTGCAGACGGTCGTTCGATCTGGCACGCGCCTCCTCCTATCAACCGACGGCATACACGATTTCGTATCGGAACGGGAAATCGCCAAGCTCGCAGCGGCCGACGATCTGGACTACGCGGTCACCTCGCTGATCGAGCGCGCCAATGCGCTGGGCGGTCCCGACAACGCGACTGCACTGATCGTCCAGCCCTGA
- the glmU gene encoding bifunctional UDP-N-acetylglucosamine diphosphorylase/glucosamine-1-phosphate N-acetyltransferase GlmU: MASGDLALVLMAAGKGTRMRSSLPKVLHPVCGRPILMHAVQLGRELGARRVVAVVGSGEDQVREVLADEDVEIVVQSEQLGTAHAALQARALLEDHEGPVLVMNGDHPLYRASTFNDLLDTYRKGSAELAILVAEFPNPTGYGRIVRNSDGSVARVIEEDDADAATKEIREVNLGAYLASSELLFQCLSKVGNDNAKSEYYLTDVIEIAAQEGRRVETSSTDDWTETLGVNSRVELAEAERLMRRRLAEYWMREGVSFVDPDCTYLDCDVEIGPDTRIEPGVTLKSGTRIGSGCRIDSGAVIENTTIGDDCWIKPQCWLEGARLAARVVVGPSAHLRPDTDLADDVRVGNYVEIKNSRLGPGTKADHLSYLGDSDVGSGVTIGCGAITVNYDGTSKSRTVIGDRVFVGCNSNLIAPVEIESGAYIAAGSTINKEVPDGALAIARARQRNIEGWRDRRFGKKDGKD, from the coding sequence ATGGCGAGCGGAGACCTGGCACTGGTGTTGATGGCGGCGGGCAAGGGCACGCGTATGCGCTCGAGTCTGCCCAAGGTGTTACATCCCGTATGTGGGCGTCCCATTCTCATGCACGCCGTGCAGCTTGGACGCGAACTGGGCGCCAGGCGCGTCGTGGCTGTCGTGGGCAGTGGCGAAGACCAGGTGCGTGAGGTGCTGGCGGACGAAGACGTCGAGATCGTCGTCCAATCCGAACAACTCGGTACCGCGCACGCGGCCCTGCAGGCTCGGGCTCTTCTGGAAGATCACGAAGGGCCCGTGCTCGTGATGAACGGTGATCACCCGCTGTATCGCGCGAGCACTTTCAACGATCTGCTCGATACCTATCGCAAGGGATCTGCCGAACTCGCCATCCTGGTCGCCGAATTTCCCAATCCAACGGGCTACGGACGCATCGTTCGCAACAGCGACGGATCGGTCGCGCGCGTGATCGAAGAAGATGACGCGGACGCAGCCACCAAAGAGATCCGCGAAGTGAATCTGGGCGCCTACCTGGCTTCTTCCGAGCTCCTGTTTCAGTGCCTGTCCAAGGTGGGCAACGACAACGCCAAGTCCGAGTACTACTTGACCGACGTCATCGAGATCGCGGCGCAAGAAGGCCGGCGCGTCGAGACTTCGAGCACGGACGACTGGACCGAAACACTGGGCGTGAACAGCCGCGTCGAACTCGCCGAGGCCGAACGACTGATGCGCCGGAGACTCGCCGAGTACTGGATGCGTGAAGGTGTGAGCTTCGTCGATCCGGACTGCACCTATCTGGACTGCGACGTCGAAATCGGACCCGACACCCGCATCGAACCCGGGGTCACGTTGAAAAGCGGCACTCGCATCGGTTCGGGGTGTCGGATTGACTCTGGCGCAGTAATCGAGAATACGACGATCGGCGATGATTGCTGGATCAAGCCACAATGCTGGCTCGAAGGCGCCCGTCTGGCCGCGCGGGTCGTCGTGGGCCCTTCCGCACATCTTCGCCCCGACACCGACCTGGCGGACGACGTGCGAGTCGGAAACTACGTCGAGATCAAGAATTCCAGGCTCGGCCCCGGGACGAAGGCCGATCACCTTTCCTATCTCGGCGACTCGGATGTGGGCTCGGGGGTGACGATCGGCTGTGGCGCCATCACCGTGAACTACGACGGTACCTCCAAGAGCCGCACCGTGATCGGCGATCGCGTTTTTGTGGGCTGCAATTCGAATTTGATCGCACCTGTGGAGATCGAATCCGGTGCATACATAGCCGCGGGATCGACCATCAACAAAGAAGTCCCGGACGGCGCTCTGGCGATTGCCAGGGCTCGTCAGCGGAACATCGAAGGCTGGCGTGATCGCCGCTTCGGAAAGAAGGACGGGAAGGACTAG